The DNA segment TATCCTAAAATGGTGAGATTTTGTGAATTCAGCAATTGTTGCAGGTCTCTCTTCATGctgagtgaaaataaaaaattaaatgaagagGAGCTTGTGAAATTTCAGCCATTTCCATTCTGAATGTGCCTCTGGCCTTAATTGATCCTAAAATCTGAATCTCAGCAACCTGCCTGCCACAAACCTTGGACACCAATTCATGAGAAATTTCTTTGGAAGAACCAGTGTACAATAAACTTCTCAGACAACATGTTGTGGCATCCTCTGTGGAGCCATACTGCTAGGAATATGAGCTGTCTTGGACTTTTGGGTCCCTGCAGTCTCCAAACTGGAGAATTCATCTCTGTCCTCCAGCTAATTTAGGCAGTAAAGCATTTAACTACACCTGAAGCTTCATGCTCATGAAGGAATTCATATATGTCAGTGATTTATGATTTCTTTTATCTCGACCTTTTCTTTACAGAGTCTTGTTGCATACTCACAATCAAAAGACTCAAGCAGAAGAGTTGTGACCTTCATCTATTCGACAATGTACTTTTCCCACTTTTTCTTCACTTCCTTATTTACATTTAGGAGccagatattttcttttcagttctgcaaAGGGCAAGTTTCTATAAATGTTATAAGATGGAAGTGTAATTTTGGTGCTGTGACTATTTTCAGATGTGGTCCAAAATGCCCCTGGATGCTGTACCCTGAAATTTGTTTCTCATTGCTGAAAGCCCATCCCTGAGAGGGCTGGACTTTCCTTGTTTGGAGCATCCCCTTGGGTACCTCCCAGGAGGAAGAACTTCAGGGTTCAAGCTGGCATGgctacaacaaaaccaaaaataagtaTCTGGAATTTCCCTGTCTCCCAGACTGGTGTCCCAGACTATTGTGAATCACTGTAAGACCATTATGCTGCCTCACTTCCTCCACACACACAACATGTTCCATTTCCCCATGCATTGTTGGTAAGTAACCAACCACCCCTTCACCTGTTACACCCACTTTATCTTCCTTAGATCTTGATAATTTGCTTCTAGCAAATCTTGCTGTACTACTGCCTGCAAGGGAATTCTTCTGCTGCCTGGGGATTGTGCAAGGTCTCCTCACACCTCCAGCATCCTCTGGCTTCTTCAGCAGTAAAAGCACCATGTGAGGAGCTGGGAGCCAACGTGCTTCCACTGCAATGGGTATATTCAGAGGTGTGAAGATTGGGAGGAGGGTGAAAAGTTATTGATAGTCCTACAGCATGTCTGCCTTCACTCTCCTATCAAGACTGGAGccaaatgaagaataaaatcatATCACCCACTTGATAACAAAATCAGTGCAGTTATGTTGTGGGTATCAACAGAAATGTTAAAGGTAAAAGTTTCTAGACTACTACTTATTTGTTTCGTTGCAGcattttcctcctgctctgctgaaGTGGCTCTGGGGGTCGAACTGTCTCCAGAAACCGCATCCTTCCATCAGACGGCTACTTCTGCTCAGCCACTTTCCCTTTATCATTCTTCACCCCATCAAGGCACCGCAGTACATTTTAACAGCACAGGCTCTCTTAAAACAACACACATAAGCCATAGAACAACTGTGCAGACAACAGACCAGCACCAGGTAACAACAGCAGCAGACCATCACACgacagcccaggcaggagcaacCACCATACAAGTGACCGGCCAGAAATCTCCCGTGGTGGTATCCACAACATCAGCAGACAACACAACTGCAGCTGGTCAGGCTACAACCCAGGCAATTGAAACAGTTACTCCTGCCGTGAAGAACACAACCATACACCCTACGTCCTCAACCAAGCAAGCCAGAACACATGTGAGCACAGAAATGACAGCGGCAGCCACAAACACAACCATAAAACATACAAGAGGAAACACACAAATGACAGCTGCTGCCCTAACTACTATACCCACCACCAGGCAAACTGTAAAGCCCACCACAGGGTCAGGAAATCAGACAACAGCGCCTAAAAGTCCAACAGCCACAGCCATGATCAACACAACAACCATTCGTCCAGGGACTCAAACAACCATCCCATCTACTATGATGACGGTGAGACCCACTCTTGCACCGCAgccttctcccattcccactGGCACGTACACCGTTTCCAATGGGAACAGGACCTGCATCAAAGCAGTCATGGGTTTGCAGCTGATGGCTCAATATACACAGAAGGTGAGGTGGAAAGACTACAAGGCTGAGCTTTGTAATGACTGTTTCTTCATTAGCTGGAATTTATTCTTCTTCTTTCAAAGCAATTTTCAGACACTAGCTTGTATGATAAAAGTGGTTTGCTATCAGTCTGAGGGCTTTTCTGTGCCACAGCATCTCAGCTGCTGTACTTTGGCTTGTGTGATGATGTCAATGGGACGTGCAGGCACTTTCTTATTTCAGTGATGTAGGTGCGGTAGCAATACTGAAGGGGTAGATTAGCCTTCAGCATTATTCATGTTTCCCAGAAAGGGAATCTGAATTGCCTTCAGTGAAAGGCTTGACATTGCGAGTTGCAATGAAAGCAAGAAATTGTCAATTCACAGACTTGGCTTCAGAGGTGAGTTGTCTTGATGCAGATGCCTGGAGATTTTAGGATCACAGGAACTGCCAGGCTGGATCAGAGCAGGGGTCCTGGGGAGCTAGCACCCCCTCCTAGCAGTGATCCACAGTGAATGATTCAGCAAAAGATGTCATAAACCCCAAAATGGTGATTATATCCCTCATACTTATGGTCCTGTAACCTCCATTAATACAATATGTGGGGTTACATCCTCAGGCTCTGGAGTTCATATGACTCAAGACATCCCCATTACAGATCCAAATATTCTTGTTCGGGGTCTGAATATTTCTAACACGGGAGGAGTATCTAATGTTGGTAAAAGTAATTTTCATCCCTTGTCCTGCCAGAAGCCAGGCAGGGAGCATGGTTCCCAACCTTATCAGACCACAGTGAGATGTTTATTACAAAAGTAAGGTGTGTTTGAGATAAGACTGAAGGAGCCAAACTGTATTCAGAGCTGCAGAGCTCTCCCTTCAGACTACAAGGTGGGTTGGCAGATGCTAGAGGTGAACTGTGAAGGACATAATGAGGAGGCAGGGGTGATACGAGGAGCAACATACGTTGAAGCCAGTCTAACCCCTGCCTGCCTTTGTCTTGATCTTTCTTCTGCCTTCAGGTGCAAGTTGCCACTGCTCCCTCTTTTTAAATTACCACTGGTGCTCATCTGACCTTGCTCTGAATTATATCAGTTCACCAAATGAGCAGAAAACTATTATTTTCTGCCAGCTTAATGCACTGGAACAGCTCGGTGATGTGTCAGACAAGCACTAGGGCTAGTTTACGAGTGGGGAATGACCCTGGCAGACAGCAATTAGGCTGCTGCCACTACCAGCCTGTTCTTTTAGCCACACAGAACctgtcggggcgggggggggggggggggggggaagcagctaTAAATCTCTGTGTGTTTCCTATTAAGTTTCTCCCCTCCTCTTCATAAGCAGCCCTGCAACGTCTCTTCTCTCCACAGAAGGGGATGGAGTACATGACTGTCAACCCCAATGCGACACAGACATCTGGAAGCTGTGGGACGGTGCAGTCTGAACTGAACATAACTTTCAATGGAGGGTTTATAAACTTCACCTTTGTAAAGGTAACTGTTGCATTTAGAGGGAAGGAGTGTTTAGAATTGGGGAGCTGGAACTTAGGCTGCCTTTGATCCAGCTTGTGCTGTGGGAAAAGGCATTTCATTCATCTCTATGCTAGTTTTCCACCTGCATATAAGGCGCTATTACTCCTGTCCTTCCCAAGAGGCTAGAATCATAGAACCACGGATTAATtcaggttgaaaaagacctttagaGGCCACCTGGTCCAacaccctgctcagagcagggctaacTTCAACGTTAAATCAGGTCTTGTCTGATTGAACTTTCAATTTGGAAAGGTTCATATGTGCTATGAAGGGTAGGTACAGTGCCTTGCCATCCTTTGACAGAAAGTGCTAGAGATGGGTAGCAGTGTTAAAGCTACCCATCTAGCAACACAAAGACTAGAAACAGCCTCAAGCAAAATCTGAATCTCATTTTTTACATAGGCAAAAGTCTAGTGAGAGGGAAGGCCAGGTCTGTTGTTTGCATTGATGCAGGACAGAGGGAATGGCTTCGGGACTGGAGTCCCTGCACAGGAACAAAGTGTGTGTGCCAGGAGTTCTGACTCACGCTACCACATTGCTCTTACGAAATGGTGTCTCAGGGACCACCTGAATGCAGGTGAGGTTAGTCATTTGCTTCCCATAAATGCCAAGTATCACAACTGTCTGGCCAAAAGCCAGCTGTGGCTGTTAAATCTAAAGGACAGCCTGTACAGTTTTAAGTGCCCCCGAGCCGCGGCCCATCCACAGCTGAAGGGGCCTAATTTCATCTCCTTTCTGAGTGGAAAATTCCAAACAAGTGAACTACAACAACAAAATTGTAGATAAGTGCCCCTAAAATGCACCACACCGGGGAGACTTAGAAGTACACACAGAACCTTGGGCAAGAGAGAAGCCCTGCCAACAGTGGGAAAATAAGCTTCTTTTTTTGACATTGTGTCTATTGGTACCACGTTCCCCACTGGGACTGCATCCTATGTAGATGAGGCTTTAATATAAGCTACCAAGAGTGCTGGTGCTATTCTAACCACAGGAGAAAATTGCCGAGTGCAGCCATCCTCTTGCTTCTTCAGACATTTACATGGTTTACACATTCTGGGAGGCAGCATGCAGTATTATTTATGTGAAGGCTAATAAGGGCTGGGTGGTGATGCCAGCAGGGCTAAAGACAGAAGTTAATACTGTGTATAAAGTTAGTAATGGGCAGGGAGGAATATGGCATGGGTTGGATCCCATCAAACTCTGACTGAGTGTAACATGCATGTCCTGGAGCTCCATAGCAGTTCAGAgctgcatagaatcatagaatggtttgggtcggaaaggcccataaagatcatctagtttcaaccccccctgccatgggcagggacaccttctacgAGACCAGGCTGCTGGGGCTATCACTGCTGATCTGTGTCCTTCAATTAATCAAGCCAAAGTGTCAACCTTATGTCCTGGTTCTAAGCTCAAATTAATGATGATTAAGAAAAGTATGAATGGTTAATCAGTCACTTCCATAGAAAGTCCAAGAGGCAACAGCAAACTATGCCACACCTGAGTCATTAATGCTTGAGCAGAGAAAAGATATCAAGTAATAATTATCTTGATTTTAGTTTATGGCAGAAGGTTTTCTAAAAGCTACAGAGGAAAAGTGAGGTAAAAAATCAAGGAgctgttttaaaacaaaggatCAGTTCAGACCATGAGTGTTTGCTTTAAATGTGTGCTTCCTGCAACAAGGGGAGCATTTTCTGTGTGACAAGGATCCTTAGAAAAAGTCTGGTGATTCAAGTACCCATGAAAGCCCCAGCTTGTAGCAGTGCTAAGGAGACTGATGTGAACCTTTAGGAGGTACTTGACCTGTCTTGCCCTGAAAAAAGTGGTTATTGGCACAGCATTAGACAATCCACCCTTCACTCAAAGATAAGCCTCAAGAGCATAGCAGGGCTCAGCTTAGACTGCTTTGAAATTCAagttaataagaaataattttgctgctgttttttacGTGTTTGGCCCCCGCAGCCTCTCTCAACTGCTTTGAACCAGGCGTGCTCCAGTGGTGGCACTGCTGATTTTCACCGGTGAAAGAGGAGCTGGATCAGGCCCCAGGGCTGCAGTGCTGGTGCGGGGTAGCAGGAGGTGAGCGGCTGGCTCAGTACTCACCACTGCCAGCTGCCTTTTGCAAAGAACTtgaaaaaaggaagttttgtaATCAACCCACAAGATGTGAAGTAGGAGCAGGTGTTTTCCCCAAGCAAAGTTATTAACCGTGGCCAAACAGAACATAGCGCTGCTACCAAAAAAATGGTAATATTTGACCTATTTATGTCTTTAAGTAGGAATAATGCTGAGAACCTCTTCTCTGGTGTATTTCTTTCTTAAACTTTCCCAATCCACCCTACTAGCTTTTAAACTGCATAACATTAAAACTGGGTGCACAGGAGTCATTAATGCCTGCTGTGATTTATCCACCAGCTGCACTCACCAGTCCCTGTGTGCTCACAGCTGGAATTAAAATGACTAGTAGGGCTGCTACATAAAGACTTATATTATACTCCAACACTGCTACCAGAGAAAAGCTCTTAGGGCTGGCCCTCACTTTGTGACAGTCCAGGAGAGGACAGCATTCAGGTTGCACCAGGGTTTTAGGGCACTTGCAGGCAGGACACTTAGCTGGAAATTTTGCTCTGTGCTGTTGTACCAGGTGCTTTCCATGTCAGCAGTCTGTGCGCATACGAAAAAAAAGCCAGCCAGCACCAACAGTGTCAGCAGGATGAAAAGAACAGTTATTTCTCCCCTACACATCCAGGTTGCCGTTTTCTCATTTGTAGTGACTACTGTTGACAGACAAAATAGGAAATGAGTGGTACTAGCATGAGCACGTACTCCTGGCTCTCAGCTTGTTGCTGACCTCTCCCAGTTGAAAACAATATGATGAACATAGAagcactgctgctttctgcagtttGCTCACGCAAAGAGCATCTATTCATAAAGTGCATTGCAGCACCGAGAGTCCTAAGTACTTCTAAAGGTGTGGGCTTAGGTCCTGCAAGCAGGCAGACTGCAGGTCAGCATGGATTAATTCAGTGCAGGATTACTCAGGTGAGCACTGTAGGGGCTCTCAATAAAAGCAGAACaggtgaataaaaataaaacgGCCTTATCACATGCCAGTTAATTTGTGCAATGTATACTGTTTGCTTAACTGCCTCCTACTTTTGGCTACCACAAGCATCACACAAATGTCTAGTTTGAGCAGTGTGTgataaaatgtgtttctgtgggAAATTCTTTGTGAACATTTTGCTGTGgtgaactgggtttttttttttttttttcacaaatatgAGGATGTATTGCAAATAAAGATATCTCTTCTTTCGCAGCAAGCTCCAACGTACTATGTCAGTAAAATTGAGGCCAGATTACAGTTATCTTCTGAAGGTCAGTGATTTTACACTGTCTTAATTTCATATCAAACTGTTCTGGGTGTGGAGCAGGCTTTCGTATCTTTAAAACACTGGATTTTGCAAATTATGTGTTTATCAGGCTTTCAACATGTCACTTACCTAAATCTTATGGTATGAAAATGGAAGAGAAGGGACTGGGCTGCAGTTTCATCAGAA comes from the Accipiter gentilis chromosome 6, bAccGen1.1, whole genome shotgun sequence genome and includes:
- the LOC126039961 gene encoding lysosome-associated membrane glycoprotein 3-like isoform X13 translates to MGRSAWKFILLIFACAFSSCSAEVALGVELSPETASFHQTATSAQPLSLYHSSPHQGTAVHFNSTGSLKTTHISHRTTVQTTDQHQVTTAADHHTTAQAGATTIQVTGQKSPVVVSTTSADNTTAAGQATTQAIETVTPAVKNTTIHPTSSTKQARTHVSTEMTAAATNTTIKHTRGNTQMTAAALTTIPTTRQTVKPTTGSGNQTTAPKSPTATAMINTTTIRPGTQTTIPSTMMTVRPTLAPQPSPIPTGTYTVSNGNRTCIKAVMGLQLMAQYTQKKGMEYMTVNPNATQTSGSCGTVQSELNITFNGGFINFTFVKQAPTYYVSKIEARLQLSSEGMLYYAAIHEKMFTTKLGNSFKCASKQTFTLEKNFQLLFVNMQLQAFDIVGNQFGKEEECFPDKNSKAAPIAVGLSILGLLVIVFVTFLISRRKPQRGYERI